The region caactgagtttcttaagtacaagtagaaaaatatagagtttctctctctagagaatacaagctttatctctctaacctctcagaaaatgcctcaagaatgccccaagtaacagtccccaaaatctcaaaacgagAGAGTTTTATTAGTCTAAAAAGATCAAATCCCCCCCAATGATtccatgagccctttatttataggctcatggatcgtacataaatatctccctttttcCGGGTctttggttcttccaacagactttaattaataaaatataaataaatctaatattacaacaatatggctattattccgggatatctgagagattcccgcgcaggtatgaccgattcttgttgatgccgttactgggatcttttgtgtagccctgctctgtttagttggtccacatcacacccaggaggaaaactgaagggccaaagcactccactggtcggccaaacacttgactggtcggccaacacatgtctggtcggccaaacacttggctGGTCAGACAAGCACATAACTGGGCGGagaagcacctgactggtcggacaagcacatgactgggcggacaagcacctgacttggcggacaagcacctgactggttggacaagcacctgactgggcggacaaggtcatgactggttagtcatgacacttctctggtctaacatgacacatttctggtctaacatggcacatctctggtctagcatgacactccaatggtctaacatggcacatctctggccTAGCATGACACATATCTTCACTGGTTGGAtagaaattctatcagatcggtcagatcactttatcataactccgaagagccaacacatttattgactattaatgtgtcatttactgaccatgcattgccacttgtcacttccgattgccacgtcatcgaactgaaattttggggataacatttggcccccaagtttattatacaatttactcatatgataaacttttcttctagcaaaatgttcttgagatcatccaaaagcttccatccggttAGTAACCTTCACCtttgtagtaaacccacgatcgaacttttcttttgatttcttcaaattccattttttgaGCTTGTTTGAATAGCTGATTTGAAATGTCTGTTTGGTCCCCGGGACCTAAATAATTTCTTAACTGCTAACCCTTGGGTGTATTGTTTCCTGCTGCTCAGGTGCCTGCCTGGCTCTTCGGACACCACTCCACATATATGCTCAACCTCTCGAACATGTAGCCTCGGGTGAGCCAAACTCCTTGAGAATGCTCCATTCGATCGGCATGCCTGGCCAGCAGCTCCTCGGACATGCACCCCAATACTTGGACAGGCAGTTAGCCGATCGGACACCTCCCACTGGTTTCTCGGATGGCAGCCCTCAAACACGGACCCTCGGAAGCACCAGGCTCCTCGGATGGCTAGCTAGCATCTCCTCGGACATGGACGCTCGCTCGTTGAAGGCGCACCCCAGTTGCTCGGACGAATGCCACCGTCCGCTCGGACATAGCCCTGGCTGCTCGAACACAGCCCACACCTGATCGGACGCAGCCCACATCCACTCGGACGCAACCTTGGCTGCTCGGACGCTCACTTAAGCCGCTCGGATGCAGCACCATTCGCTCGGACGCGGACGCCAACTGCTCGGACGCACCATCCAGGCGCTCGGCCATGCACCCCAACCGTCCGGGCGTGCATCTCCTTTGATGCGCATCCCCTCGGCATGCTCCTCGAGCTGCTCGGACACGAGACTCCTTCATCCGCTTGGACAAGCGGCACAGCCGCTCGGGGGCATTGCACAGCCTCCTGGACACACGTCCGAATCACTTGAACAACTTGTGTGCATCTCTCAtaagtattttgagagattgatttctctcaaccaatcttggggaaaattgacttctcttctcaaaaaCATTTTTCcactatgtagtatttactttgcatgcatttgttcatgtttgtttgattcactccagggactcatcgttgttagtcatgctcaacaacagagtttcctactcgaccagtgatatatgctcagctgaccagggaagttgtatctgctctcccgaccaggaaaacgttgcacctgatcagctaaaccttgtacctggccagtagtttactcttttttcttgtgaagacaattgttgcttagtagctttgatatttttctcgtatagccgagttgttggcatttatactttacttttctttgttaacttaaaacattctaagtcttttatgacttaaaaagttataagttttttgtgaatagtaaagtcactctgatgtatgccttatattttcgcatgagtacttagttttctaactttgaaattctagacatttcataagtccatactaagtatactttctcacacttttattgctctaacattttatgagcataatgtttattatcacacgaatatttgcttctaacttgaaattttgaaaaattccaagttacttaagctttgtcaaacaagttagcttaatggccttttttgacttcaaaattttacaagtcagcctaaaaacaaatatgcttactcgtgctcttattgcctgtgttaaattatatacaagtataccccatgtgccccccaaatgatcgagggttgtaagatccttagtcacttgctacttgaatgaatctgttcgagcagttaattactcgtgaaacacatagaatatattgaaatattcaagcagttgaacactgcttgaacgtatcgaccagttgaacactgttcgattttactgaccagttgaacactgtccaattttaccgaccagttggaCACTgctcgaataattaacacacatgcacatttgtagcaagaatcgaccacactgcgcgtagtctcttttattactcgtaaattaaaaaggacaataCGTGTCTAAAAACGAgccttaaacaacaaaaattgttaaaaaatagatgactggtcagcaaataaccagctcatacaccaaatttaaataaaaagtcaaacaacttgaaattaaactaccactctgaaagcggtatttagaaataatatattcacagacgTCCGCCCttccagtggctcctgatcctagcactcccgctcaacatacctctcccttgctatgctgctatcctcagccaagtgtggacctccacatatggtgtctaaggtaaagtccacaggtcagggctgcaagggtggagatctttgtcgtttgaacccaggattgctgctgcctccttctccttggggtgtctctgcccggtactttctcaacttgcccgaccggagaagaaactctatctcgtccttgaggtgattgcattcatttgtgtcgtgaccataatctccatggaaacgaaaaaacttattcatatctctcttcctcatctccttcctgatgggtggaggtttcttgtagggaacctcttcatgactagcaagatatatttctacTCGGCTGGCCGAGAgggtggtgtaattagtgaactgaggctcatacttggttggatttttgtttgaactcaactttgttctcttttcttcatggtggtcagacccgttattcccacgtttctttccaccattctgactatttccaccattcttaggagggtcagtcgatccgcccggattgtttatgccattctcctctttctcgattgcatcatccaatttcatatacttgtctgcttggtcaagaaattgttgaagtgttgaaattggatttctatgtatgctatcccacaaagggctccgataagttatcccagcggatattgcaaccatcttccccccgtcgcctacagcagttgctctatttgcttctctcatgaatctctgtatataattctttagagactcatcttttccttgtttgatatctgccaagtggttggcataaactggtggagttcaggcagtgctgaattgtctacaaaactccttcctgaatgcttcccaagaggtaatggagtttgcttaaacttccaataccattcttgggcagtatccgacaatgtagtcgggaaaactctacaccgataatcgtcacttactccaaGCAATTCCATTtggtcctcgaacttcccaacatgtctgatgggatctgcctctTCTGTATATACTGACAGaactggtgctttatattttgccggtggctgggctgctctaatccgggcacaaaatgggctgccactctggtggtctatcgcatctatcccggaaggtcgttttgacaaaccttgcactgcagctgttagcacgtcaagctgggcttggatggctggtgcaactgacaaAGTTCTAGGGTCTTGactgcctggtcgggcattactaTCTGGTGCACTGTTGTCAAGTATTtatacttgactggcagggcggttcagatttttcccttcgaccagAATGGtcttcctcttgttggtgataacatcccttagatccttcctggaagcatgctctcctgcccaatcgaacaccgtactctttgattttccagagggcttactacgcgagACTTGCTTTCTTCTACTACGCTACTGGctggggtgcagtggaggcttttcggtacgtcccgggcattattttcctccttgttggtcatggccctccttttcctttgactggccagtgtgatgactatcagcctcatcacgaccatgcccatctttgaattgtgaagtcctcttatctcgaggagtcctggtctgatcctgcctgggtggagtccttttactgcccgatcggtgacttcctgatctcgaagtttctgatcgttggctcctggagggagttctagagttctccctctgTGTAGATGCAGTTTTAGAGCGGACCCCATCATCTTctcgaccaggggggttactcctgcttctgtccggtccatgagaattggctctgtcagtggtcctccgatcaacattattatttcttgctccctgggtggctgcttgtgtcgcggcttgagcattggcttgggccaattgggtagccgcttctagagcaagtgctgcttcacgatgtctccggtcgacttcctcctgtcgctgtctgagctcttcgcttctggcctccatatcgtgtCTTTACTGCTCTAACACAGCTCTCtgcttggccatctcttcagcgaaagactcctgccgagcattgaattgcctcatctcctcttggaaagcgcctattgcttcctggagttgttcaacttctggagtggtctcctcgagaaataCCCTGGGCTTAGTCTCTGGGTTTTGCGGTCCAGGCTCTTCAGATCTAGCAGGCTCCTTTGatgtgcctgactttttggatgccacattggtattcttgggcgccatttcGATATGATAGCCGTGtgcttcttctcttcaggctctcaatgaaagtaccaaaatgttgaccgcgtttttggccaacgacgtgtagacgtcaaaacgacaataaaccttcaagagaaaaatacgacatagacaatttttatagtggttcagccccaatgtgttggtaatagcctaatccacttggagttgtgatatatttagcctacacttaagatcagatgaacttgagccaactgagtttcttaagtgcaagtagaaaaatatagagtttctttctctagagaatacaagttttatctctctaacctctcagaaaatgccccaagtaacagtccccaaaatctcaaaacgagagagttttatcagtctaaaaagatcagacaccccccccccccccccaatgattccatgagccctttatttataggctcatggatcgtacataaatatctccctttttcCGGGTctttggttcttccaacagactttaattaataaaatataaataaatctaatattacaacaatatggctattattccgggatatttgagagattcccgcgcaggtatgaccgattcttgttgatgccgttactgggatcttttgcgtagccctgctctgtttagttggtccacatcacacccaggaggaaaactgaagggccaaagcACTCCACTGGTTAACCAAACACTTGATTGGTCGGCCaacacatgtctggtcggccaaacgcTTGGCTGGTTGGACAAGCACATAATTGGGCGGACaggcacctgactggtcggacaagcacatgagtgggcggacaagcacctgactgggcggacaaggtCATGACttgtcggtcatgacacttctctggtctaacatgacacatctctggtctaacatggcatatctctagtctagcatgacactcctctggtctaacatggcccATCTCTGGCCTAGCATGACACATATCTTCACCGGttggacagaaattctatcagatcggtcagatcactttatcacacctccgaagagccaacacatttactgactattaatgtgccatttactgaccatgcattgccacttgtcacttctgattgccacgtcatcgaactaaaattttggggataacaataagcttctaatatttcctagaattgctatgcctcgatcatcgcttgaatccgagtcctaaaactcaagtttccttcgaaaatgtgatcggtgtcaaaaatggaactttgagggagggagaacgtactgaacgttctttttatgtttctgacaggttacttcaagcttaactaacctcaagcaaatcctaatgcttggggtcccgaaaacgcccccggggtaaaatagtcaaaacttccagaatttccccctgatctcactaactcctaatttatcatcaaatatttaatcCCATTACCCAacatcccggtaatgtactaaataccccctgactcactctgagtcaagtataaatctcgttgtaactttcccactagcttacctcctaggatcatctcgtgttgagtaactcatgcataaccaaataataatgaagtgccacacacatatcacatatatgccaaatatgctcaaaatatgaaaattgtccaattaaacaaaaatgggccctacaggcatatttaatacacttaaacatgcatatatagtcatattataatataactcacataatcatgcataatgatacacataaatatcacataatcatataactccAAGTtttgccatcctgaccccctaatcaaggccctaagccttattaggaaatttgggtcgttacactactaCTCCCATCACCGATGACAAAGACATTCGTGAGCCTACTGATCTGCACAAGCAGGGAGTGGACTTTGGAGACGACGACCAATCTAAGATATGCTCCCTCTCTTCTCCGGATCTGGGTGGGTGCACATCTACTCCGTCGCCTGAGGAGTAAGAAGAAGGAGTCGAGGAGGAGGGAGAGTCGCCATTGTTGTCAAGCaataaggaagaagaagaaggatcaGGATAGATgatagagaaaagaaaaaaaaaagaaaaattatttgtttaaattttttttctattttcattaataatttttatataaatttatattttttattaatttttttattttaaataactttttataaaaaaattataatctagACCGATGAAGAGATGATATATGTTCGTTTTGTCAATATCTAACAACTCTGTTAGAGTGGGTactgtttactgagtttttcataaactagaaatatattaagaaataagagTTAGAAAGAAATgatcaaagataaacaaatagaatttttacgtggttggggcgttaatgagccttagtccacgagtctattgaattagattttagagagcttttgacaatggagttttctgcaagttttagcagagtaattgcttacaagagaaaatctgggatccccACTATAGTGCACaactgaccctatttataggcagtcaagtgcAATGGGCTTAGGCTCGACTAATCCGAgtccaatagggatgtaatcatggttttctcactaatggagtcataatacaaagaAGGTTGCTTAATAGAACAtagtaatcagggcccattgggccgacttGGGCAtagccaagccttacagctgccaaTAGTACATAATTTCAGACTGGTCTGTGTGGacttctaaggggatcctagggacaggatctgtcagagtagtgacaGTATTGTTTCCTAGGAACAACATACATTCCATGcataacctcttctgcaggttaattGAGGAGACTAACTTCCGTGTTTCTTGGGGACATGTCAGCGTTAGGGAAGATCAAGCTTGCCCTATCCAGACGTATGGTTTGGGTTCCTTTACTAATGTCCCGGTTTACTTACCGGAGTCCTGGTTAGTTCACCAGGACTCgggttcattcttgacaaggtCTATTCCCAAACTAGTGAGCCtgccacctctattggcatcTCAGAGGATACTGGTAGGTTGGGACCAGGAAGATGAGTTGGGCTTGCATCTTGGTCATGGTTCCCTTGTTATGTTCGTGCTTACCGAACGTTGTTGGGCTCATTCACGATTGGGCTATTAGGACTTTCTTCTTCCCTATTCATCGGGCTCAGGATGGGCCCGGATCTCTTTAAGGGGGCCCACGGACCCATTGCATCATGCCGTGTGTCCCGAGGGAAAATAGGGATAACAGGTACCAACGGAACCCGGCATAAGTGACATTAAGTACTTTTAccataaaaaaagaagaaaaagattggTTGCTAATAAAAAAATGTTGGATACTTTTGTTGTtaatttcttttatatatataaatattgttagAATGTGGAAAATGGTCTAGAAGTAGAATGTGGTGCATGGTAAGAAACATgaggttcatctcaaaatcaattggTGATGAGTGTAGTAACTCATGCTCTTATAAATTGTTAAATATACCCACACTTTCTATGTGAGATTTTCTCTAACATCCTCCCTCAAGATGGTGACTATTTTTGCTCACCAACATTGGGCAGCTCGATTGTAAGTGGCTCTTTGACTCTTTTTTGGCTGACTATCCCCGAATCACAAGGGCTCTATTTGGCTCTCTTTTTAGACTGGTTTGTGATTTAGATCGTGTTTACTCGTTAGAGTTTTCTTTGGCTCATGATACCATGTTAAAAAGTTGAAAGTGGTCTAGAAGTAGAATATGGTGTATGGTAAGAAGCATGAGgttcatctcaaaaccaattaatgatgagtggagtaactcatGCTCTTATAAATTGTTAAATATACCTACACATTCTTCATGTGAGATATtatctataacaaatataaatgtATAATTAAAGAGACAACAACTACTGCAGGCCGCTATATCATTAGTATAAAAAAATAGCAATCCGGCTGTGCAGCCGGGCACAGTTTAAGAGTCATAATATGATTCGTGTACAGATTATTTTGACTGGACAAATCATAATTACAGAATATATGATTAATTATGTATGTGCAAGTCAACTTTGCTCAATCATTAATTGTAACAATTGCTACTTCATTTACAAATTTGAGAAAACTTCTTCGTGTAGTATATAATGTTTagtaattaactaattaatggTAATTTAAGAAGAAAAATTGTTTGTTGGCTGCGATTTCAGCATAAGATAATATCAGTTTAGTTGGCAATATAATTTTGACCATTAATATTATATTTGCAGCAGAgagattaattatattataagtGAAAGACTACGTTTCTAGCTATAATATTTGCCTATATATACCAGCACTCGAATCCATTCATTCACACCAATAAGTACTATCATTGCTCATAAATACAAAGATATTTCTAACAATGATGAAGATCAACGTTCTTATATTGGTGTTTGTTGTTCTAATTAGTCTCTTGGTGGGCTCTGAAGGAGGGCAACTCACAAACAATTTCTACAAGCATCGCTGTGAAGAAGCTGAGACTATTGTGAAGAAGGCCACCGAGAAACATGTGGCCACTAACCCTGCTGTGCCCGCCCGCTTGCTCAGAATGCATTTCCACGATTGTTTTGTTAGAGTAAGTAATTGTCTATTGTgctttgttaaatgacaattcagccCTATGTTTTAGTACTCTAGACTCGATTTTAGTcgaaatattttcaaatataatatttcattatcTGTTTCTCGATTACATTCTTAGCTTCTTTAAACTCATTCCATCACCAACGACCCATAAtatgatcttataattgaaaatattttgaccaaaatcgagtttgtAAAACAAAGTatccaaattatcatttaacaataCATAGGAACCGATCATGATTCGGAAACACACACAAATGCCAAAATAGTATTTTTCCTTAAATATACAGGTATTAATATATCATCATTAATATTATTTCAGGGATGTGATGGTTCGCTTCTGTTGAACTCAACAAAGAAAAATGCTGAAAAGGATGCAGCTCCAAACCAaagtttgttgggttttgatgTAATAGATGATATAAAAGCACAAGTTGAGAAGAAATGTCCTGGAGTCGTTTCATGCGCTGATATTCTAGCTTTGGCTGCAAGGGACTCTGTTTCCTACGCAGTAAGTTATTAGAActaaaaaatatgagaattacTAAGGGGCACCACTAGTGTCCAATATCACAAGTAGGTGGCGTACCGTTATTGGTACAATTCAATATCAGGtctcacttatttgaatttaataagtattatggagTATCGCTAACCAATCATGAGGTGCAAGTgccacctcatgtggtgttggatACCTTAAAATGTCAAATAACAACACTAAAAATATATCTAACAAAATTTAGCAATGTGTTTATATATTTAGAGTCTTAATAATATcttaatatgtttatatattcAGTTTAAGAAATCCATGTGGGAAGTGCCTACGGGTAGAAGAGATGGGAAAGTATCAATAATGAGCGAAGTACAGCAAAACATTCCAGCACCCTCCTCCAACTTCACCCAACTCAAGCAAAGCTTTGCCGCCAAAGGCCTTTCTGCGCATGACCTTGTCGTATTATCAGGTAACCTAATTGTAACTAAACcaaactaattaataattaaagccATTTCTGTAAATACAATTCTTTGTTTGTCCATATATATATAGAGTATTGCTATGGTGCATACCTTTTGTGACTTTTTGTATTTCCCGGctcgtgaatagtttttggcgcgattttttttatgaccgtgtttATTGTAGTTACTTAGaccatcctgcaaattttcaggaaatttcgaataatttacagtaacgaaatctaggttcaaacatgttgttgcactcgtgattaattttttttatatgcgtggaaaaaagtttatttgaacctagttttcaacattataaattatttggaatttcttaaaaatttgcaggatgctctaaataactacaacaaACACagccataaaaaaaatcgcgccgaaaactgttcacgagccGAGAATTATGCACCATAGAATTACATATATAGActataacatattatatataGAGCTACTACCACACATTTATTTTCTTGATAACActggtgcatcatttttctattttcgaCACCTGGATAGATGtaatccaaatttttttatatgacggtgtacatgta is a window of Humulus lupulus chromosome 4, drHumLupu1.1, whole genome shotgun sequence DNA encoding:
- the LOC133829508 gene encoding peroxidase 3-like, producing the protein MMKINVLILVFVVLISLLVGSEGGQLTNNFYKHRCEEAETIVKKATEKHVATNPAVPARLLRMHFHDCFVRGCDGSLLLNSTKKNAEKDAAPNQSLLGFDVIDDIKAQVEKKCPGVVSCADILALAARDSVSYAFKKSMWEVPTGRRDGKVSIMSEVQQNIPAPSSNFTQLKQSFAAKGLSAHDLVVLSGGHTIGVGHCTAFNDRLYNFTGKGDQDPSLDKNYAKLLKTKCPPNDQNTTVPMDPGSALTFDNSYYGVVLKHKGLFTSDAALLTNKVARDTVQELVYQNDFFAEFALSMKKMGAVEVLTGTAGEIRNKCWAVNS